Below is a genomic region from Leptolyngbya sp. CCY15150.
CTCACCCATGCCAGCGACCAAGTGCGATCGCGCGATCGCCAACATTGGCGCGATCACCTATCCCGCGGCCAGGGGATCATCTCTCCCCAAGATGTCCGCACCTATACCGAGCGCGTTGAGGCTCTCAAGCTACTGGGTCTCGTAGACCTGCTGCAAGACGGTAAAGACGTTCACGGTGATCATGACCTCGTGCAGGCAATTGTGGCGCGATCGCGGCAGTGGAGGTATGACCTGAAAACCCTCTTCCGGATCTCCATTACTGAAAACATGGGCTCCATGCAGATCATTCAAGCCTTGCTAGGCCTGATTGGCGTTAAGCTCCATCGCCAACGGCGATCGCGCCTCCGAGACGGCAGCCGCAATTGGATCTACCGCTACAGTTCACCCACCGATGGCCGCGATCGCATTTTTGAGGCTTGGGCACAACAGCAGGTCACCCCGGAGGGTCACCCCCTGGATAGTATTGATCTAACTAATAAGGGGGTGACTGCAAATGCAGAGGGGCCACCTTGGTCTGCTTCTGAACCCCTAAACAGTTCCCCAGCTCCCCAGCCCATGGATGAGCAGGTTGAACTAGACCAAACCTTGATGTACCAAGTCTTAGTCCAGCAGGTGCTGACCTCCCCCAGCGATGTCCCAGAGGCTGTCTCCAGCAACCTAGCGGAGGCGACTACTGATCTGGATAGGGCGATCGCTACGGAGCTAGCCAACCTCCCCGACCCAGGGGTTGACGCGTCAGCCAAGGATTACGAAAGCGTTCAAAATTCACCAAGAATTAAATCGCCCCATTCCTGATCTTTCCCCGTAGGATCTGAGTATTGGAGTGTAACTAATATCACACGTTGCACCCAATGACACGTTCGCCCATGACGGCGTCTGCTGAAGCGATCGCTCAACAGAAAGCCCAAAAACTGCTTAAACTCTATAGCTCCGGACGCAAGACCTTCAGCATGGCTAAGCTGGTCAAGGGTCACCTGCATCTGCGATCGCCCAACTTAGAGGGGGTGATCCTTCGCAATGCTTACCTTGCGGATATTGGCTTGATGGGGAGCAACCTGACCCAGGCCATCTTGGATGGGAGTAATCTTTGTCGCGCTGATTTGAGTGAAACCAATTTGCTTCAGGCCAGCCTAATCCGGGCCAACTTGAGCAAGGCGAACCTCAACCGCGCCAATTTACGCGAAGCCTGTCTACAGGGTGCTGATCTCACCGAGGCATCCCTGAGAGGTGCAGACCTCAGCTATGCCAACCTGGAAGGGGCAATTCTTGACATCGAGACCCTGGGCACCGCCAATCTCTACCAGGCCATCTTGCCTGACGGATCCGTTCATCCCTGAGCCCCTAACCTGAAGCTGAGCTTGGGGTTATTTAGGCGTCAGGGGGCGTTGGAGGGGGTTGGATAGGTAGTTGGATGGTGAAGGTGGTTCCAACGCCTTCCTGGCTCTTAAAACGCACTTGCCCTTGGTGGTGGGCAACACATTGTTTGAGAATGGCTAGCCCTAGGCCCGTACCGCGAATGGTGCTGACGTTGCTGGCGCGGTGAAACAGCTCGAATAATCGAGGTTGGTCTTCTTTAGGAATGCCAATACCTTCGTCTTGAATTTCAATCAGAGCAACACCATCTTGACAGTGGAGGCTCAGTTTTACGGTGCTATGGGAGCGAGAATATTTGATGGCGTTGGATAACAAGTTCGTCAGGATCGATCGCATCAAAGCTGGGTCTAGAAACGCTTGTTCACAGCCCAATAAACATTCAAATTCAATGGTGTGATTGATGCCCAACCCCATGCGCATTTCTTCAACAATTTCCCGACAAAAGTAATTTAGATTGACCATCATAGGGTTGAACTCAAGCCGCCCAGCCTCAGCTTTGCCTAGGGTCAGCACGTCTTCTAGCAACTGGGTCATAGTACTGATGGCTGAGCGAATGCGATGATAATATTCCTGCTTTTTCTCCTCGGTAACTTGATGCCCATATTTCTCTAGCAATTCTGTAGAGGTGCGGATGATAGTGAGGGGAGTGCGCAGTTCATGGGACACCATAGACACAAAGCGCGACTTAAGTTCATTCGTCTCTTTTTCTGCTTTCAAAGCATGACGAATTTCATCTTCAATCCGCTTACTTTTAATGATCATTTGCTCGCGGGTGCGAATGCTTTCCACCATGCTTTGCAAAACCTGAGCCAGGCGATCCATTTCATCTGGAAAGGTGTGTAGGTGCGATCGCGACAGTTGAACACCGTAGTCTCCAGCTCCGATTTTCTCCGCTGATTCGGTGAACTCAACTAAGTTGCGCGTTAAGATACCCGACAACGTATAGATCAGGATAAACAACACGCCGTAGGTAATGCCGAAGGATATCAATACCCGGTTGCGAATGGCCTGCTGTACCTGAAATACGTAATCTGCTTCAATGTCTAACCCCAGGCCGGCAACCACATTGCCATTGGCATCTCGTAGGGGTGCATAGGCTGAAATCCAAGCGCCCCAATCATCGGTATAAATTTCATCTTCCCGTCTAATCCGCTCATCTAAAATGGCCCAGCGCGGGGTACCCGGATTTTCAACGGCTAGAAAATGGGCCGCCTTTTCAGGATCTCGAATGGCCCATAGATCGACTAAAAACACCATTTCTAAGCGCTGGGGATTATTAGAATTAAGCCCAGTCCAATGGGTTTCCCCTTCACGACGAATGACGTAGGAATAAAGCCAAGCCCTGGGTTCAATGCTCTGAACAGTTTGAAACCATTTCAGTTGATTGTGGTAGCGTGGATCATCCGAAAAGCCTTCAGCATTGGGCTGTCCTTCGGTATACAACGCCATTAATTCTTCAACATCAACACCTTCGGCTGCGCCGTTCAGCGTGGCTTCCATATCAGCCTGGAGGCGACTGAGGGTTTTTTCGGTGGTGAATTGGTAAAACCAGTAGAAGGTTCCAGCAAATACGATGCTAAACACCATGCTGAAGCCAATCAGCAGCTTAGTGCGTAGGCTAACGGGTTTGATAAAGCGCAGAGATGACCTGTGGGACGAAGCCGTGGTTGAGATGTGGGGAGGTTGTCGGTTTGTGCTAGCGCTTAGGTTAGGAGGAGGATTAATCAGCGTCATGGGAGGATGAATCTATATCGCACAGGATACCCAAGTATGGTTGGGGGGTGGCAGCGATCGCCTGTCATCAGAACATCTTGGTAAGAGCTTCATGGAGGAATGAAGTTCATGCCCAATGGGCATTTTGTCAGGTTAAGACTAGCCCAAGACAGTTACGACGTCATAGCTGGGATGATGGCAGGGATGCAAGGCGCAATACCGTGCAAGATG
It encodes:
- a CDS encoding HAMP domain-containing sensor histidine kinase; this translates as MTLINPPPNLSASTNRQPPHISTTASSHRSSLRFIKPVSLRTKLLIGFSMVFSIVFAGTFYWFYQFTTEKTLSRLQADMEATLNGAAEGVDVEELMALYTEGQPNAEGFSDDPRYHNQLKWFQTVQSIEPRAWLYSYVIRREGETHWTGLNSNNPQRLEMVFLVDLWAIRDPEKAAHFLAVENPGTPRWAILDERIRREDEIYTDDWGAWISAYAPLRDANGNVVAGLGLDIEADYVFQVQQAIRNRVLISFGITYGVLFILIYTLSGILTRNLVEFTESAEKIGAGDYGVQLSRSHLHTFPDEMDRLAQVLQSMVESIRTREQMIIKSKRIEDEIRHALKAEKETNELKSRFVSMVSHELRTPLTIIRTSTELLEKYGHQVTEEKKQEYYHRIRSAISTMTQLLEDVLTLGKAEAGRLEFNPMMVNLNYFCREIVEEMRMGLGINHTIEFECLLGCEQAFLDPALMRSILTNLLSNAIKYSRSHSTVKLSLHCQDGVALIEIQDEGIGIPKEDQPRLFELFHRASNVSTIRGTGLGLAILKQCVAHHQGQVRFKSQEGVGTTFTIQLPIQPPPTPPDA
- a CDS encoding pentapeptide repeat-containing protein, with the protein product MTASAEAIAQQKAQKLLKLYSSGRKTFSMAKLVKGHLHLRSPNLEGVILRNAYLADIGLMGSNLTQAILDGSNLCRADLSETNLLQASLIRANLSKANLNRANLREACLQGADLTEASLRGADLSYANLEGAILDIETLGTANLYQAILPDGSVHP